The Synechococcus sp. PCC 7335 nucleotide sequence TGCTCGATCCAGTGGGTCGAGCGTCGAGCGGACACCGCCGATATTCAAAACAGGATATTGGTTGGATTGAATTCGTCACTCGATTGCGAGCGACAGGCATGTCAATTCGAGATATGCAGCAGTTTGCCGAACTACGACGGCAGGGAGATCGTACGTTTGCTCAGCGGCGTCATCTACTAGAGGCGCACCAACAGCAGATAGCTCAGCAGATAGCAGCGCTTGAGCAAAACGCAGACGTTTTAGCTGAGAAGATTCAACACTACAAACAATTAGAGGAGGAACAGGATGTCAGTAGTCGATGAGAAAGAAAACAGTGATGTTTCACAGAAGAAGAGTGAACGTTACCGCCGGGGCTGGCAAAAGCTGAAGGAGGTCGATGGCGAAGCTGGTGAGCAGGTGATTGAGAGCCTGAAGGGTGTCGCCCCTGACCTAGCTCGTTACACTGTTGAGTTTCCCTTCGGAGATATATATAACAGACCAGGACTAGATTTGAAGTCTAGAGAGATTGCTACAGTCGCTGCATTGACGGCACTTGGAAATGCTCAACCACAGCTGAAAGTTCATCTTCACGGTGCTTTGAACGTAGGGTGTACTCGTGCAGAAGTGATTGAAGTGATTATTCAGATGGCCGTCTACGCTGGCTTCCCCGCTGCGCTGAACGGCATCGCTGTGGCGAAGTCGGTTTTTGCAGAAAGAGATGAGATTGCAGATAGAAACAAGAAAGAGTAAGGAGAAAAATGACTATGGAGATACGTCATCTTGGCACTGAAGGACTAACGGTATCGGCGCTAGGACTTGGTTGTATGGGTATGAGTTCTGCCTATGAAGGTAGAGAAGATGCACAGGCAGTTGAGACAATTCATCGGGCGATTGATCTAGGCATTA carries:
- a CDS encoding carboxymuconolactone decarboxylase family protein; amino-acid sequence: MSVVDEKENSDVSQKKSERYRRGWQKLKEVDGEAGEQVIESLKGVAPDLARYTVEFPFGDIYNRPGLDLKSREIATVAALTALGNAQPQLKVHLHGALNVGCTRAEVIEVIIQMAVYAGFPAALNGIAVAKSVFAERDEIADRNKKE
- a CDS encoding MerR family transcriptional regulator is translated as MVTELSIQEVATITQLSAHTLRYYERIGLLDPVGRASSGHRRYSKQDIGWIEFVTRLRATGMSIRDMQQFAELRRQGDRTFAQRRHLLEAHQQQIAQQIAALEQNADVLAEKIQHYKQLEEEQDVSSR